A section of the Oryza sativa Japonica Group chromosome 1, ASM3414082v1 genome encodes:
- the LOC4324726 gene encoding ultraviolet-B receptor UVR8: protein MPPKVVAVAAGEAHTLALTGDGEVYSWGRGMFGRLGTGREADEHVPTVVAAGGRPRPRFVAVASGAYHSLALDDEGSLWSWGYNIYGQLGYGEENSLFPCLVERFQDLGSPETLQSEAQNSSTQSSLKLSSVKAGGMMSFAIDTLGAMWMWGNCPQQTDAGEFCIAPSCVPLPVWDFHGHTVVKVACGNEHVVAAVSAGETYTGGDLVCYAWGNNNHGQLGLGDKESRSRPVLISAFSEGSSWEVYEIACGTWHTAVLTNKKSFDVDLESRCWTFGLGDNGQLGHGTTATICSPQPVDGLPTGSFLISLDCGLFHTTVVSSDGEVWCWGMERGLGLCPDASFSGVDSGDALRPIRVQSPETNGFKFLGAVQVTCGAAHTVLVAGDGYRMWAWGRGRSGVLGRNQTADSYIPCVVMWPPLDENFQEIHEDRAQASTSGVNDRNSAELEQKLSAASEELEFLRSKLTLMERYANILHISIFRKPLDERTLPRSLQESPVFDIRKEFENILDTAGTDELNRLEIFYRSMLSGVKDKLLKRRVQEMVQECIVSLSSGRQTP, encoded by the exons atGCCGCCCAAGGTGgtcgccgtggccgccggcgaggcccacACGCTCGCCCTCACCG GTGACGGTGAGGTGTACTCGTGGGGACGGGGCATGTTCGGCCGCCTCGGGACCGGGCGCGAGGCCGACGAGCACGTGCCCaccgtggtcgccgccggcgggaggCCGCGGCCCAGGTTCGTGGCCGTCGCATCCGGCGCCTACCACAGCCTTGCGCTGGACG ATGAAGGTTCGCTCTGGTCATGGGGTTACAACATCT ATGGTCAGCTTGGCTACGGGGAAGAGAATTCTCTTTTCCCATGTTTGGTTGAGCGTTTTCAAGATTTGGGTTCACCTGAAACGCTGCAGTCTGAAGCACAGAACAGTAGCACACAGTCTTCATTGAAG TTGTCTTCTGTTAAAGCTGGGGGCATGATGTCATTTGCCATAGACACTCTGGGAGCTATGTGGATGTGGGGAAATTGCCCGCAGCAGACTGATGCTGGAGAGTTTTGTATAGCACCTAGCTGTGTCCCACTACCTGTGTGGGATTTCCATGGTCACACTGTTGTTAAGGTTGCCTGTGGTAATGAGCATGTCGTAGCTGCAGTCAGTGCTGGAGAGACCTATACAGGAGGTGACCTTGTTTGTTATGCCTGGGGCAATAACAACCATGGCCAGTTGGGTCTAGGTGACAAGGAAAGTAGATCCCGTCCTGTGCTTATCTCAGCTTTTAGCGAAGGATCTTCTTGGGAGGTGTATGAAATTGCCTGCGGAACTTGGCACACCGCTGTCCTTACCAATAAGAAGTCTTTCGACGTGGATCTTGAATCTCGTTGCTGGACGTTTGGCCTTGGTGATAATGGGCAGCTTGGCCATGGGACCACTGCCACCATTTGCTCTCCTCAACCTGTTGATGGCTTGCCAACTGGTTCCTTCCTTATTTCTCTTGATTGTGGATTGTTCCATACAACTGTAGTTTCTTCTGATGGAGAGGTTTGGTGCTGGGGAATGGAGAGAGGTCTTGGGTTGTGCCCTGATGCCAGCTTTTCAGGAGTTGATTCAGGGGATGCTCTACGCCCGATAAGAGTTCAGTCTCCTGAGACAAATGGGTTCAAATTTCTTGGTGCAGTGCAGGTCACTTGTGGAGCTGCTCACACTGTTCTTGTTGCTGGTGATGGGTATAGGATGTGGGCTTGGGGCAGAGGCCGCAGTGGTGTGCTTGGGAGAAACCAGACTGCTGACAGTTACATACCATGTGTTGTGATGTGGCCTCCTCTTGATGAGAACTTCCAAGAAATTCATGAGGATAGAGCACAGGCATCAACATCGGGAGTGAATGACCGGAATAGCGCTGAGTTGGAACAAAAGCTATCTGCTGCCTCAGAAGAGCTGGAGTTTCTTCGGTCAAAACTGACACTTATGGAGAGATATGCCAACATACTTCACATTTCAATATTTCGTAAACCTCTAGATGAACGAACACTTCCACGTTCCCTTCAAGAATCTCCTGTCTTTGATATTAGAAAGGAATTTGAGAACATCTTGGATACAGCAGGTACTGATGAACTCAATCGCCTGGAGATCTTCTACCGCAGCATGCTTTCTGGTGTGAAGGATAAGCTTTTGAAGAGAAGAGTCCAGGAAATGGTCCAAGAGTGCATTGTTTCGCTCTCTTCAGGGAGACAAACCCCATGA
- the LOC112936589 gene encoding uncharacterized protein produces the protein MLILHSTGNVRPKPNVQLLFVELKKVVGLQWEWKVKQLNDKEFLINFPSDDVRSKISTCKSFDFETSLIKASVVETGMTEEAVDELVAVWVKVYGIPKIARNEDAIKSIAELVGEFEALDGASIRRDGPIRVRVACKDPRELHFGMHVYINKVGYLIRWEPEGYSSIENRPIHPDDDDKDDKDENDGNEDMNVDEDYKMQSPTRGRQNQNTGASSRGGHSAPPAYKGKEYKSGYVKKIASKKTSTISSSELVLEKEKKKELVSLQQEPKHTESTELVLWEKKMEIVPMEQESQEIDFSLSAPLHSQEKEFSGKIDAALWDDELEKCAIPTDSDIERLREEEDKEEEISFQEVSHRKKGKSKSTEPAISSRMSLRNREMATIPVTKRAEILTQKKNLESPAQVQGTLHIVIYKPNQIATPVQGGPT, from the coding sequence ATGTTAATCTTGCATTCCACGGGAAATGTCAGGCCAAAGCCAAATGTTCAGCTGCTATTTGTTGAACTAAAGAAAGTTGTGGGGTTGCAATGGGAATGGAAAGTAAAGCAGCTTAATGACAAAGAGTTTTTAATCAACTTTCCATCGGATGATGTGAGAAGTAAAATATCCACTTGCAAGAGCTTTGATTTTGAGACCTCTCTAATCAAGGCTAGTGTGGTGGAGACAGGTATGACAGAAGAGGCTGTTGATGAGCTAGTTGCTGTTTGGGTCAAAGTATATGGCATACCAAAGATTGCTAGGAATGAGGATGCTATTAAGTCCATTGCTGAGTTGGTGGGGGAATTTGAAGCTCTAGATGGTGCTAGTATCAGAAGAGATGGTCCAATCAGAGTGAGAGTTGCTTGTAAGGACCCTAGGGAATTACACTTCGGGATGCATGTCTATATCAACAAAGTGGGATACTTAATCAGATGGGAGCCAGAAGGGTATTCGTCTATTGAGAATAGACCAATTCACCCTGATGACGATGACAAAGATGACAAAGACGAGAATGACGGCAATGAAGACATGAATGTTGATGAGGATTACAAGATGCAAAGCCCTACTAGAGGTAGACAGAACCAGAATACAGGTGCTTCATCAAGGGGTGGACACTCTGCGCCACCTGCTTACAAAGGCAAGGAATATAAGAGTGGTTATGTCAAGAAGATTGCCTCTAAGAAAACCTCTACTATCTCATCCTCAGAACTGGTtttggagaaagaaaaaaagaaagagttaGTGTCACTACAGCAGGAACCAAAGCACACAGAGTCAACTGAGCTGGTGTTGTGGGAGAAAAAGATGGAGATAGTCCCTATGGAACAAGAATCCCAGGAAATTGACTTCTCTCTATCTGCTCCTCTGCACTCTCAAGAGAAGGAGTTTTCTGGGAAGATTGATGCTGCTTTGTGGGATGATGAGTTGGAGAAATGTGCAATACCTACTGATTCAGATATAGAAAGActaagagaggaagaagacaagGAGGAAGAAATCAGTTTTCAAGAGGTTTCACACAGAAAGAAAGGGAAGAGCAAATCAACAGAACCTGCAATCTCATCTAGGATGAGCCTCAGGAATAGAGAGATGGCAACCATTCCAGTCACTAAGAGAGCTGAGATCCTAACACAGAAGAAGAACTTGGAGAGTCCGGCTCAGGTGCAGGGAACCCTGCACATAGTAATATACAAGCCAAATCAAATCGCGACACCTGTCCAGGGTGGCCCTACTTAA